A portion of the Cervus elaphus chromosome X, mCerEla1.1, whole genome shotgun sequence genome contains these proteins:
- the LOC122690848 gene encoding small integral membrane protein 10-like protein 2A: MAAAAALSGVAVRLSRSATTRGSYGAFCKGLTRTLITFFDLAWRLRMNFPYFYIAASVILNVRLQVHI; encoded by the coding sequence ATGGCAGCAGCAGCGGCCCTGTCGGGCGTAGCAGTGCGGCTGTCGCGCTCAGCCACGACCCGCGGCTCGTATGGCGCCTTCTGCAAGGGGCTCACGCGCACGCTGATCACCTTCTTCGACCTGGCCTGGCGTCTGCGCATGAATTTCCCCTACTTCTACATAGCGGCTTCGGTGATTCTAAACGTCCGCCTGCAGGTACATATTTAG